One Peptostreptococcus equinus genomic window carries:
- a CDS encoding rhodanese-like domain-containing protein, translating to MKCNKVIAILLASGFMVTGLTGCADQKKEEKKASTQTEQKKDAAVKEMKGDELNKIMEDQKEKEKYLVIDVRSQEEYDKGHVKYAINMPIDQFESMIKNIEDQKDKNVVTICNTGKKSAKAADMLVKKGFMNVYNAQGVKDFKYKTMTMVTNVRGAEMQKIANEGKYTIIDARKAEDFKMGHLKGAMNIEVENIDAKMSSIAKDKPVAVYCYSGNKSMAIAQKLSDAGYKATSSLDGTKEYTQFELVK from the coding sequence ATGAAATGTAATAAGGTTATAGCTATATTATTAGCTTCAGGATTTATGGTAACAGGATTAACTGGGTGTGCTGATCAAAAGAAAGAAGAAAAGAAAGCTTCTACTCAGACAGAACAGAAAAAAGATGCTGCTGTAAAAGAAATGAAGGGTGATGAACTAAACAAGATAATGGAAGATCAGAAAGAAAAAGAAAAATATCTTGTGATAGATGTAAGAAGCCAAGAAGAATATGATAAGGGGCATGTTAAATATGCTATAAATATGCCTATAGACCAGTTTGAGTCTATGATTAAAAATATAGAAGATCAAAAAGACAAAAATGTTGTAACAATTTGCAATACTGGTAAGAAGAGTGCAAAAGCTGCTGATATGCTTGTTAAAAAAGGATTTATGAACGTATACAACGCACAAGGTGTAAAGGACTTCAAATATAAAACTATGACTATGGTTACAAATGTTAGAGGTGCAGAAATGCAGAAAATTGCTAACGAAGGTAAGTACACTATAATAGATGCTAGAAAAGCTGAAGATTTTAAAATGGGTCATTTAAAAGGCGCTATGAATATAGAAGTTGAAAATATTGATGCTAAGATGTCAAGCATAGCAAAAGATAAGCCAGTAGCTGTATATTGCTATTCTGGAAACAAGTCTATGGCAATAGCACAGAAATTATCTGACGCAGGTTACAAGGCTACTTCATCTTTAGATGGTACTAAAGAATACACTCAGTTTGAGTTAGTGAAATAA
- a CDS encoding DUF2064 domain-containing protein — protein sequence MKETIIYFTRIPSRGYGKNRLKNFLNEEQRYELNKNLILNNYKILKECKYNICVYYNQADNLDETQADIDGIFDCPMKKQIGKNLGAKMYSSICKELEEANKVVLVGSDLTNLSKELITECFELLDIYDLVVSPTEDGGYGIIAMKEPIDVFSGITYSNEFVLENTINIALRSGYTCKTIGILRDIDVREDIVREELGTDKFEMLGFGEYNLNYKYLDKDKNPLVYRINMKSQMDLGIKQIEYEYKALKELEGTKVVPKVCSYSLKSKYMPYGSLKMQYLEGRPLDYDKDMNIAAYLLSKIHNHKVVNDTFIHADKPFKSMFNEFTSMFSHYQQWDKKDTKVEKTIEKFLQIAKESGLDADIENQCIINTELNNRNFIIGEKSYIIDWEKPIIGECEQDLAHFLVPTTTNWKTEKILDKDEIENFLNEYSKFRYFDTVKLNKYLMFNTLRGVTWCSMAKVEYSDESRALKNDETLVKINKFLSKDFLDYLYEGFYKFFDKK from the coding sequence ATGAAAGAAACAATAATATATTTTACTAGAATACCAAGTAGAGGATATGGTAAAAATAGACTTAAAAATTTTTTAAACGAAGAACAGAGGTATGAGTTAAATAAAAATTTAATATTAAATAACTATAAAATATTAAAAGAATGTAAATATAATATATGCGTTTATTATAATCAAGCGGATAATCTAGATGAGACTCAAGCGGATATTGATGGTATTTTTGATTGCCCTATGAAGAAACAAATTGGCAAAAATCTAGGTGCTAAAATGTATTCATCGATATGTAAAGAGCTAGAAGAAGCAAATAAGGTAGTATTAGTAGGTTCAGATTTGACTAATTTAAGTAAGGAATTGATAACTGAATGCTTCGAGTTATTGGATATATATGATTTGGTAGTATCACCTACCGAAGATGGAGGATATGGTATTATAGCTATGAAAGAACCTATAGATGTATTTTCAGGTATTACTTATAGCAATGAATTTGTTCTAGAAAATACAATTAATATAGCTTTAAGAAGTGGTTATACTTGTAAAACAATAGGTATTCTTAGAGATATTGATGTTAGAGAAGATATTGTTAGAGAAGAATTAGGTACAGACAAATTTGAGATGTTAGGTTTTGGCGAGTATAATTTAAATTATAAATATTTAGATAAAGATAAGAATCCTTTGGTATATAGAATAAATATGAAAAGTCAAATGGACTTGGGAATTAAGCAGATTGAATATGAATATAAAGCATTGAAAGAGCTTGAAGGTACCAAAGTTGTACCAAAAGTTTGTTCATATAGCTTAAAATCAAAATATATGCCATATGGAAGTTTAAAAATGCAATATCTTGAAGGAAGACCTCTTGATTATGATAAAGATATGAATATAGCAGCATATTTATTATCTAAAATACACAATCATAAAGTAGTAAATGATACTTTCATACATGCAGATAAACCATTTAAATCAATGTTTAATGAATTTACTAGCATGTTTTCACATTATCAACAATGGGATAAGAAAGATACAAAAGTTGAGAAAACTATAGAAAAATTCTTGCAAATAGCTAAAGAATCAGGTCTTGATGCTGATATAGAAAATCAATGTATTATTAATACTGAATTAAACAACAGAAACTTTATAATTGGAGAAAAATCATATATAATTGATTGGGAAAAACCAATTATTGGTGAATGTGAACAAGATTTAGCTCACTTTTTAGTTCCAACCACTACAAATTGGAAGACAGAAAAAATACTAGACAAAGATGAAATAGAGAACTTTTTAAACGAATACTCAAAATTTAGATATTTTGATACAGTGAAATTAAATAAATATTTAATGTTTAATACATTAAGAGGTGTTACTTGGTGCTCTATGGCAAAGGTAGAATATTCAGATGAAAGTAGGGCTTTAAAAAATGATGAAACATTAGTAAAGATAAATAAATTTCTATCAAAAGATTTTTTAGATTATCTATATGAAGGTTTCTATAAATTTTTTGATAAAAAATAA
- a CDS encoding TVP38/TMEM64 family protein translates to MNEKGKKISKIILIIAILLISVLFIREYSLTDIRDIINSHGSLGPLIYILLFIVLPIFFFPVPILVLAAGIAFGLEYGTFYTLIGSFFNALLMYYLGRFLGRDFVNNFLDKKVSRNIREKLQSDNQKTLTSVFFILRLVPLVSYNLINYVAGFTKIRLDRYLMTTVIGILPGLVVFLNAGDKSLNVKSPGFAIAILLLVILTLVSLIILKIYLRKENNGNNNSSNI, encoded by the coding sequence ATGAATGAAAAAGGGAAAAAGATAAGTAAAATTATTTTAATAATAGCAATATTACTGATATCAGTTTTGTTTATCAGAGAATATTCTTTGACAGATATAAGAGATATAATAAATTCTCATGGTTCGCTTGGACCTTTAATTTATATATTACTTTTTATAGTTCTTCCAATATTTTTCTTTCCAGTGCCTATATTAGTTTTAGCAGCTGGTATAGCTTTTGGCTTAGAATATGGTACATTTTATACACTTATAGGATCATTTTTTAATGCATTGTTAATGTACTACTTGGGAAGATTTTTGGGCAGGGATTTTGTGAATAACTTTTTAGATAAAAAAGTAAGTAGAAACATCAGAGAAAAATTGCAATCTGACAATCAAAAGACTTTAACATCTGTATTTTTTATATTAAGATTAGTTCCGCTAGTTTCATATAATCTAATAAATTATGTGGCTGGTTTTACAAAAATTAGACTAGACAGATATTTAATGACTACAGTGATAGGTATTTTACCGGGTTTGGTAGTATTTTTAAATGCAGGAGATAAGTCACTAAATGTAAAAAGCCCAGGATTTGCAATAGCAATATTGTTATTGGTGATACTTACGCTAGTATCTCTAATAATACTAAAAATATATTTGAGAAAAGAGAACAATGGTAACAATAATAGTTCCAACATATAA
- a CDS encoding TIGR04283 family arsenosugar biosynthesis glycosyltransferase, which produces MVTIIVPTYNEEENILKLQKNIDKLNGDFEVIFSDGFSTDKTFDLIKIGQFRKKIRETSYRSNQMNMAYNYAKGDYIWFVHADCIVHENSVLAIESSEADIGCFKLKFDCEKLMLKIIAYNSNKRVRKRNIAFGDQGIFIKKEIFSQLHGYKPIPLMEDYDLSIRVSEMGIKIRQINLPIITSARRFLDKGIYKTMIKMQILQYRFRRGDDIYKIHSDYNK; this is translated from the coding sequence ATGGTAACAATAATAGTTCCAACATATAATGAAGAAGAAAATATTTTAAAACTACAGAAAAATATTGATAAATTAAATGGTGATTTTGAAGTAATTTTTTCAGATGGTTTTAGTACAGATAAAACATTTGACTTAATCAAAATAGGTCAATTTAGAAAAAAAATAAGAGAGACAAGCTATAGGTCCAATCAAATGAATATGGCATACAACTATGCTAAAGGAGACTATATTTGGTTTGTACATGCTGATTGTATTGTACATGAAAACAGTGTATTAGCTATAGAATCTTCTGAAGCTGATATAGGATGTTTTAAACTAAAATTTGACTGTGAAAAACTTATGCTAAAAATAATAGCATATAATTCTAACAAAAGAGTTAGAAAAAGAAATATTGCCTTTGGTGACCAAGGTATCTTTATTAAAAAAGAAATATTTAGTCAGTTACATGGTTATAAACCTATTCCTTTAATGGAAGATTATGACTTATCTATAAGGGTAAGCGAAATGGGAATTAAAATAAGACAGATTAATTTACCTATAATAACTTCTGCTAGGAGATTTTTAGACAAAGGTATTTATAAAACTATGATAAAAATGCAGATTTTACAATATAGATTTAGAAGAGGGGATGATATATATAAAATTCATTCTGATTACAATAAATAA
- a CDS encoding (Fe-S)-binding protein: MKKKDSNINMIDKTRKKCIECNICTHNCDFLSKYNINLKDFTSREDLRLSCFLCDKCYELCPVDLSGKDIAIELRKEYPSNTKKVEFMKNRYKFRNNSKKESNYLLFLGCNYPGTYPKTCQKLIDICTKMGIDYSVDCCKKPVQEQGANADFAYLENLFKEKNTDTLICTCPNCYYLLKENLSINVISVYEFLHIHNLGKKIEGQIPIFFPCSDRIYREMFKYISYYIESFTSPFDKVNCCGLGGGAMKNEMDLIEDKKKRMHELWDGAIYTYCASCSGIFRKYGLQNIMNILSEILEVHEEPSNSYAINVLKYKFKGRK; encoded by the coding sequence ATGAAAAAGAAAGATTCAAATATTAATATGATAGATAAAACGAGAAAAAAATGTATCGAATGTAATATATGTACACACAATTGTGATTTTTTGTCAAAGTACAATATTAATCTAAAGGATTTTACAAGTAGGGAAGATTTGAGATTGAGCTGTTTTTTATGTGATAAGTGTTATGAGCTATGTCCAGTAGATTTATCTGGAAAGGATATTGCAATTGAACTTAGAAAAGAATACCCATCAAATACTAAAAAAGTAGAATTTATGAAAAATAGATACAAATTTAGAAATAACTCAAAAAAAGAGAGTAACTATTTATTATTCTTGGGTTGTAATTATCCTGGAACATATCCAAAGACTTGTCAAAAGTTGATAGATATATGTACTAAAATGGGAATAGACTATTCTGTTGATTGTTGCAAAAAGCCAGTTCAAGAGCAAGGTGCAAATGCAGATTTTGCATATTTAGAAAATCTATTTAAAGAAAAAAATACGGACACTTTGATATGCACATGCCCCAATTGTTATTATTTACTAAAAGAAAACTTGTCTATAAATGTTATAAGTGTTTATGAATTTCTACACATTCATAATTTAGGAAAAAAAATAGAAGGACAAATACCCATATTTTTTCCATGCTCAGATCGAATATACAGAGAAATGTTTAAATATATATCGTATTATATAGAATCATTTACTAGTCCGTTTGATAAAGTAAATTGTTGCGGTTTAGGTGGCGGTGCTATGAAAAATGAGATGGATTTAATAGAAGATAAGAAAAAAAGGATGCATGAACTATGGGATGGAGCTATATATACATATTGTGCATCATGTTCAGGAATTTTTAGAAAATATGGCCTACAAAACATAATGAATATACTATCGGAAATATTGGAAGTGCATGAAGAACCTTCTAATTCATATGCTATAAATGTTTTAAAATATAAGTTTAAGGGGAGAAAATAA
- the arsS gene encoding arsenosugar biosynthesis radical SAM (seleno)protein ArsS (Some members of this family are selenoproteins.) → MKFNEKVKDNATKNIHILQLNIGKKCNLSCTHCHVMAGPKRDEMMSKNIFDKCMKIYDKFSMDTIDITGGEPTMHKDIEYFIKEACQRSKNVILRSNLVGLDNREDFIKILADNKVNIVASMPCYTEENVDAMRGEGTFNRIVASIKVLNKYGYGKELKLDLVYNPLGAFLPPAQSDLEVDYKNELEKLGLEFSNLLTITNIPIGCFKNQLENTGELEDYRVLLEENFNEATVDNLMCRYQLSISFDGKIYDCDFNQMEELECNSYNNVDQILELDNLNREIVFADFCYGCTAGAGSSCGGSLDE, encoded by the coding sequence ATGAAATTTAATGAAAAAGTAAAGGATAATGCAACTAAAAATATACACATTTTACAGCTAAATATTGGTAAAAAATGTAATTTATCGTGTACACATTGTCATGTAATGGCTGGACCCAAAAGAGATGAAATGATGAGTAAAAATATATTTGATAAGTGTATGAAAATATATGATAAATTTTCTATGGACACTATAGATATTACTGGTGGAGAGCCCACTATGCATAAAGATATAGAATATTTTATAAAGGAAGCCTGTCAAAGATCAAAAAATGTAATTCTTAGATCAAATCTAGTAGGACTAGACAATAGAGAAGATTTTATAAAAATTTTAGCAGATAATAAAGTGAATATAGTAGCATCTATGCCTTGTTACACTGAGGAAAATGTCGATGCTATGAGGGGAGAAGGTACATTCAATAGAATTGTAGCTAGTATAAAAGTATTGAATAAATACGGATATGGCAAAGAATTAAAACTTGATTTAGTATATAATCCATTAGGGGCTTTTTTACCTCCTGCTCAATCAGATTTAGAAGTAGATTACAAAAATGAGTTAGAAAAATTAGGTTTAGAATTTTCAAACTTACTAACTATAACTAATATACCTATTGGATGCTTTAAAAACCAACTAGAAAATACTGGGGAATTAGAAGATTATAGAGTATTATTAGAAGAAAATTTTAATGAAGCAACAGTAGATAATTTGATGTGTAGATACCAATTATCTATATCGTTTGACGGTAAAATCTATGATTGCGATTTCAATCAGATGGAAGAATTAGAATGTAATTCTTACAATAATGTTGATCAAATATTAGAATTGGATAATTTAAATAGAGAAATAGTATTTGCAGATTTTTGCTATGGATGTACTGCAGGTGCAGGTTCAAGTTGTGGAGGTTCTTTAGATGAATAA
- a CDS encoding C-GCAxxG-C-C family protein, which yields MNNENIFELMEKGNNCSQTVLLCFADRFGMDELMAQKISSCFESGMFVGDTCGAVSGAYMVLGLKYSNGTNESRTLLKEKVLEFIDKFEAKQSSTKCENLLGINIKSDENLVKAFGDGTIEKVCPGCVISAVEILEEII from the coding sequence ATGAATAATGAAAATATTTTTGAATTAATGGAAAAGGGTAATAACTGTTCACAGACAGTTTTGTTATGTTTTGCAGATAGATTTGGAATGGATGAGTTGATGGCTCAAAAAATATCATCTTGCTTTGAGAGTGGGATGTTTGTTGGAGACACATGTGGAGCTGTTTCAGGAGCTTATATGGTATTGGGACTTAAATATTCAAACGGAACAAATGAGTCAAGAACATTATTAAAGGAAAAAGTGCTTGAGTTTATAGACAAATTTGAAGCAAAGCAATCAAGCACAAAATGTGAAAATTTATTAGGAATAAATATAAAAAGTGATGAGAATTTGGTAAAAGCATTTGGAGATGGAACAATAGAAAAAGTCTGTCCAGGATGTGTTATTAGTGCAGTTGAAATACTAGAAGAAATTATATAA
- a CDS encoding helix-turn-helix domain-containing protein, translating into MSIILRLDRVMADRKMSLNELSELVGISNVNLSNLKTGKVKGVRFSTLDKICEVLNCQPGDILEYEK; encoded by the coding sequence ATGTCTATTATACTTAGACTAGATAGGGTTATGGCAGATAGAAAAATGTCACTTAATGAATTATCAGAACTGGTAGGTATTTCTAATGTAAATCTATCCAATCTAAAAACTGGAAAAGTAAAAGGGGTTAGATTTTCTACTTTAGATAAAATTTGTGAAGTTCTCAATTGCCAACCTGGCGATATTTTAGAATATGAAAAATAA
- the mutS gene encoding DNA mismatch repair protein MutS, with protein sequence MNIDKEKLSPMMRKYLETKEEYPDCILFYRLGDFYEMFFDDALLASKVLDITLTGKACGLEERAPMCGVPYHSVSQYLTRMIEAGYKVAIGEQVEDPATAKGLVKREVVKVVTPGTLLEDDSLEKAKNNYLMVVYFQGKNATISYVDISTGELNITKIKSNKAKEEVARVSPSEIISNNEDFIEDIRSLANMANIYLNIGFNEDLLEESILKETFKEEYLKDLQINDDKDIISCLAIVMNYIRNTQMQSSNNISKINIYNPDNFMTLDLFTKVNLELVKTMRGSNKKGSLLNVLDCTSTPMGSRMLRKFIEQPLVDKEKIQRRLDITEEIYSNYILRDELKSALSNIFDLERICAKVAYDRVMPKDLLNLKNSISALGPIIEALNISRANILSEFRDNIDPLDDLFNLIDKSILETPSNTIKDGNIIKSQYSNELYDLRDISNNGANMIAQIEKNEKENTGAKTLKIGYNKVFGYYIEITKVALLQANLSDKYIRKQTLVNAERFITPELKEIEDKIINAEDKIKDLEYRLYKEIRNNIFKNIERIQRVANLIAELDVYVSNAIVADKNSYVKPQINTESIMLVKDGRHPVIEQIMGRESFISNDTNINRDNTISIITGPNMSGKSTYMRQTALIALMAHLGSFVPASYANIPLLDRIFTRVGASDDLSQGQSTFMVEMSEVSQILKNASKNSLIILDEIGRGTSTYDGISLAWSIVEYIQKNIGAKTLFATHYHELTDLENQFDGIKNYSVEVKEEKEEILFLRKIVPCAADRSYGIYVAKLAQLPDNVLNRADEILSELEKKHIENQSSIKKVIADNNRNSIQENQLTFDMINHKNDDKEKEFLNEVANIDFMNSTPMDIMNKMFELQKKAKELICQE encoded by the coding sequence ATGAATATAGATAAAGAAAAACTTTCTCCAATGATGAGAAAATATTTAGAAACTAAAGAAGAATATCCAGATTGTATTCTATTTTATAGATTAGGTGATTTTTATGAAATGTTTTTTGATGATGCTTTATTAGCGTCAAAAGTATTGGATATAACTCTTACAGGTAAGGCATGTGGTCTTGAAGAAAGAGCTCCAATGTGTGGTGTACCTTATCATAGTGTATCTCAATACCTTACAAGGATGATTGAAGCAGGATATAAAGTTGCTATAGGTGAACAAGTAGAGGATCCAGCTACAGCAAAAGGTCTTGTAAAAAGAGAAGTAGTAAAAGTTGTTACACCAGGAACTCTTTTAGAAGATGATTCTTTGGAAAAAGCAAAAAATAATTATTTGATGGTAGTATATTTTCAGGGTAAGAATGCTACTATATCTTATGTAGATATATCTACAGGAGAATTAAACATAACAAAAATAAAATCAAATAAGGCTAAAGAAGAGGTAGCTAGGGTTTCTCCAAGTGAAATTATTTCTAACAATGAAGATTTTATAGAAGATATAAGATCGTTGGCTAATATGGCCAATATTTACTTAAATATTGGTTTTAATGAAGATTTGTTAGAAGAAAGCATATTAAAAGAGACTTTTAAAGAAGAATATTTAAAAGACTTACAGATTAATGATGATAAGGATATTATCTCTTGCCTAGCAATAGTTATGAATTATATTAGAAATACTCAGATGCAGTCATCTAATAATATCAGCAAAATTAATATATATAATCCAGATAATTTTATGACTTTAGATTTATTTACAAAGGTAAATTTAGAACTTGTAAAGACGATGCGTGGATCAAATAAAAAAGGATCTTTATTAAATGTACTTGATTGTACATCTACACCTATGGGTTCACGTATGCTTAGAAAGTTTATTGAACAACCTCTAGTTGATAAAGAGAAAATTCAGAGGAGATTAGATATCACAGAAGAAATATATTCGAATTATATATTAAGAGATGAATTAAAAAGCGCTTTATCTAACATTTTTGATTTGGAGAGAATATGTGCTAAAGTTGCATATGATAGAGTTATGCCTAAAGATTTATTGAATTTAAAAAATAGTATAAGTGCTTTAGGACCAATAATAGAAGCTTTAAACATATCTAGAGCAAATATATTATCTGAGTTTAGAGACAATATAGATCCACTAGATGATTTATTTAATTTAATAGATAAGTCAATTTTAGAAACACCATCTAATACTATAAAAGATGGAAATATTATTAAGTCACAATACTCAAATGAGCTGTATGATTTGAGAGATATTTCAAACAATGGGGCTAATATGATAGCTCAAATCGAAAAAAATGAAAAAGAAAATACTGGTGCAAAAACTTTAAAAATTGGATACAATAAAGTTTTTGGTTATTATATAGAGATTACAAAAGTAGCTTTATTGCAAGCCAATTTATCTGATAAATATATACGTAAGCAAACCTTAGTAAACGCAGAGAGGTTTATAACGCCAGAATTAAAGGAAATTGAAGATAAGATAATAAATGCCGAAGATAAAATTAAGGATCTGGAGTATAGACTATACAAAGAAATTAGAAATAACATATTTAAAAATATAGAGAGAATACAAAGGGTGGCTAATTTAATAGCTGAGCTAGATGTTTATGTATCAAATGCAATAGTAGCAGATAAAAATTCTTATGTTAAGCCACAAATAAATACAGAATCTATAATGCTTGTAAAAGATGGTAGACATCCAGTTATAGAGCAAATAATGGGAAGAGAAAGCTTTATTTCAAATGATACTAATATAAATAGAGATAACACTATTAGCATCATAACAGGACCTAATATGTCAGGTAAGTCTACGTATATGAGACAGACAGCTTTAATAGCTTTAATGGCTCATCTAGGTTCTTTTGTGCCAGCGTCATATGCAAATATACCTCTCTTAGATAGAATATTTACAAGAGTAGGGGCGAGTGATGACTTATCCCAAGGTCAGTCAACTTTTATGGTTGAGATGAGTGAAGTTAGCCAAATTTTAAAAAATGCTAGTAAAAATAGTTTGATAATATTGGATGAAATTGGAAGAGGTACTAGTACATATGATGGAATATCTCTTGCTTGGTCAATAGTTGAATACATACAAAAAAATATAGGTGCAAAGACTTTATTTGCAACGCATTATCATGAACTTACAGACTTAGAAAATCAATTTGATGGTATAAAAAATTATTCTGTAGAGGTAAAGGAAGAAAAAGAAGAAATTCTATTTTTAAGAAAAATTGTGCCATGTGCAGCAGATAGAAGTTATGGTATTTATGTAGCCAAGTTGGCGCAACTTCCAGATAATGTACTGAATAGGGCAGATGAAATCTTATCCGAACTTGAGAAAAAACACATAGAAAACCAAAGTTCTATTAAAAAAGTTATTGCAGACAATAATAGAAACAGCATACAGGAAAATCAGTTGACTTTTGATATGATAAATCATAAAAATGATGATAAGGAAAAAGAATTTTTGAATGAAGTTGCTAATATTGATTTTATGAATTCTACCCCTATGGATATAATGAATAAAATGTTTGAATTACAGAAAAAAGCAAAGGAGCTAATATGCCAAGAATAA